The following are from one region of the Plasmodium cynomolgi strain B DNA, chromosome 1, whole genome shotgun sequence genome:
- a CDS encoding 1-cys peroxidoxin (putative), translated as MAYHLGCPFPNFTAAASNVEGPFDLYEYMGDMWCILFSHPNDFTPVCTTELAEFGNMYEEFLKSNCKLVGFSCNSKESHEKWITDIKQYGKLTQWKIPIVCDESRELATRLKIMDEKEKDIKGLPLTCRCVFFISPDKVVKATLLYPATTGRNANEILRVLKSLQLTSEQPVATPVNWKVGDKCCVLPTVGDADLPALFPKGVQKVQLPSEKPYLRFTSL; from the coding sequence ATGGCGTACCACCTGGGGTGCCCCTTCCCCAATTTCACCGCCGCCGCGTCCAATGTGGAGGGCCCCTTCGACCTGTACGAGTACATGGGGGACATGTGGTGCATCCTCTTTAGTCACCCAAACGACTTCACCCCCGTGTGCACAACAGAGCTCGCAGAATTCGGAAACATGTACGAAGAGTTTCTAAAATCAAACTGCAAATTAGTTGGCTTCAGTTGCAACTCCAAGGAGTCACACGAAAAATGGATTACAGATATTAAGCAGTATGGGAAGCTGACCCAGTGGAAGATACCCATTGTGTGTGACGAATCTAGAGAGCTAGCCACAAggttaaaaattatggatgaaaaggaaaaagacaTTAAAGGATTGCCACTCACATGCagatgcgttttttttatttctccggATAAAGTTGTAAAAGCAACGTTATTATATCCTGCTACTACTGGACGGAATGCCAACGAGATTTTACGTGTCCTTAAATCGTTGCAGTTGACGAGTGAACAGCCCGTGGCAACCCCCGTGAACTGGAAAGTGGGCGACAAGTGCTGCGTCCTACCCACCGTGGGGGATGCAGATTTGCCTGCTCTCTTCCCCAAGGGGGTGCAGAAGGTACAACTGCCGTCGGAGAAGCCCTACCTGAGGTTTACGTCCCTTTGA
- a CDS encoding WD-repeat protein p103 (putative) — protein MLNYSLSNICGCVYTGGKIRFSGDGNTLFVPVNNRINVYDLSDNKCNTLKSESKNDLRHIVIHPNMEIAITIDKFEYGCILNLLKDQIISRILFKSKTGIVTSFNYESMYSPQEEQDSVNCALFTHRGEYFLLGIGRRVVIWKSPNRKNNYRLVKYNDICYHSLNVTWIDVSEDDRFFLTCSYDLTIRIHTVEKRRKVRPTVLGGNKSTIVAAFFSKGGEFIFSVNQSGLILVWSYEEAMSEEVGGAAGEAGGEAMNEATGDGTEESPEQPEQPEQPLSTASAPTKAFARRWRQKKVYFCNQEKNEEVTSVCFNREHSLVVIAYSSGRFGIYSAPDMTSLYTISINASTIDDITISNDGQWIALAEANNGTVIVWEWKSESYIMKQSTTSRNVRCVKFSPIISHLKIGSHIVETANAYHESENFTSKFVIVTGSEDGSIRLYDYVSYMNFVTFSVHTDAVTDVCFLPQGNAFVSCSLDGTVRAFDLLRYRNFKVQFLCVSVNLSGNIVAAGGRGSEYVVYIWNVQTAKCIDKLYGHNSPIMKVCFSTSLKNEGIIASCSWSKKVLLWDLYARRNKGSKFDEMVNSHDVSFMCFDPRGNDILAICTMSCKIIFWDVQSQEIIGTVEGARDIKRGHYIGQQYSAIPRMKKRKKIMHGRHDENGKHADSVYEDELEDEGINSVVNQNCYFTAVDYIQNGNYIIGCANCSVSLYIYDTNLYVLMKIIDLTSNYCVDGIRREYSRRYLTAQGSNICEFDLSDEEGDLYIDKYRIANRKKKNSMLPGSLEEHWMVNRFKKHKLTLNRLSISGDDRHVAVACSVGLYVFTKDHQFQYVVPVRLCSKNGDGKHITSGGNGGYRGLVAPLLYEPQYLTEHVNVRNLKMAVRRNEYVKAFLLCLALNSYEHIVEVYEKTPYHVVPLCVKILTKPFVFLLINFIKVLLLNDTMKHIHLHLCYLNAIFTSHFSVFVNTDMGGQSSRGGSTKQGKQQQGKQQEQQQGGGARVVSPHGVEDHRNALLLILKQLFTVYSGLQHLYGDNTHVLRYLCAQRP, from the exons ATGCTGAACTACAGTCTAAGCAACATCTGCGGGTGCGTGTACACCGGGGGGAAAATCCGCTTCAGCGGTGATGGCAACACTCTCTTTGTGCCAGTGAACAACCGAATTAATGTCTACGATCTGAGCGACAATAAATGCAACACGCTAAAATCGGAAAGTAAGAATGATTTGAGACATATCGTAATTCATCCCAATATGGAAATAGCCATAACGATTGATAAGTTCGAGTACGGGTGCATATTGAATTTGTTAAAGGATCAGATTATATCTCGAATACTTTTCAAGTCGAAGACAGGGATCGTGACATCTTTTAACTACGAGAGTATGTATTCTCCTCAGGAGGAACAAGACTCTGTGAATTGCGCCTTGTTCACACACAGGGGAGAGTACTTCCTACTTGGAATCGGGAGGAGAGTCGTCATATGGAAAAGTCCCAATAGGAAGAATAACTACAGACTGGTTAAATACAACGATATTTGCTACCACTCGTTGAATGTGACATGGATTGATGTGTCGGAGGATGACCGTTTCTTTTTGACCTGCTCGTATGACTTGACTATTCGGATCCACACTGTGGAAAAGAGGCGGAAGGTGCGGCCTACCGTTTTGGGCGGGAACAAGAGCACCATTGTGgcggcttttttttccaagggCGGGGAGTTCATCTTTAGTGTGAATCAGTCGGGCCTGATTTTGGTCTGGTCCTACGAGGAGGCGATGAGCGAAGAGGTGGGAGGAGCGGCGGGTGAggcggggggagaagcgatgAACGAAGCGACCGGCGATGGGACAGAGGAATCGCCTGAACAGCCTGAACAGCCGGAACAGCCGCTATCCACAGCGTCGGCCCCCACCAAGGCGTTCGCGAGGAGGTGGCGGCAGAAGAAGGTCTACTTCTGCAACCAGGAGAAGAATGAAGAAGTGACGAGCGTGTGCTTCAACCGGGAGCACTCCCTAGTGGTGATCGCCTACTCGAGCGGGCGCTTCGGGATCTACAGCGCACCGGACATGACCTCCCTCTACACAATAAGCATAAACGCCAGCACAATAGATGACATTACGATCAGCAACGATGGACAGTGGATAGCCCTCGCGGAGGCGAACAACGGAACGGTGATAGTTTGGGAGTGGAAAAGTGAAAGTTACATCATGAAGCAGAGTACCACGAGTAGGAATGTCAGATGTGTGAAATTCTCTCCAATCATTAGCCACCTCAAGATAGGGAGTCACATCGTAGAAACAGCAAATGCATACCATGAGAGTGAAAATTTTACTAGCAAATTTGTTATCGTCACGGGGAGTGAAGATGGGAGTATTCGGTTATACGATTATGTGAGTTATATGaattttgttactttttctGTCCACACGGATGCAGTGACTGATGTGTGTTTCCTTCCTCAGGGGAATGCATTCGTGTCGTGTTCTTTGGATGGGACAGTGCGGGCGTTTGACCTGTTGAGATATCGTAATTTTAAG GTGCAGTTCCTATGTGTGAGTGTGAACCTAAGTGGGAATATCGTCGCTGCAGGGGGTCGAGGTAGCGAGTATGTAGTGTACATATGGAATGTACAAACAGCTAAATGTATCGATAAGCTGTACGGACATAACTCTCCAATTATGAAGGTTTGTTTCAGTACGAGTCTTAAAAACGAAGGCATAATAGCAAGCTGCTCCTGGAGCAAGAAGGTGCTACTATGGGATCTATACGCACGAAGGAATAAAGGAAGCAAATTCGACGAGATGGTCAATTCACACGACGTTTCTTTTATGTGTTTTGATCCGAGAGGAAATGATATACTAGCTATATGCACCATGagttgtaaaattattttttgggATGTACAATCGCAGGAAATAATTGGGACGGTGGAAGGAGCGAGGGATATTAAAAGGGGCCACTACATTGGACAGCAATACTCAGCCATTCCTAGgatgaagaagcggaagaaaataatgcatGGTAGGCATGacgaaaatggaaagcaTGCTGACTCTGTGTACGAGGATGAATTGGAAGATGAAGGGATAAACTCTGTGGTGAATCAGAACTGCTACTTCACTGCTGTGGATTAcatacaaaatgggaactaCATCATTGGTTGCGCCAATTGTAGTGTCTCCTTGTACATCTACGATACGAACCTGTACGTattgatgaaaataattgaTTTGACTTCAAACTACTGTGTGGATGGGATCAGGAGGGAGTACTCAAGGAGGTACCTGACTGCTCAGGGTAGCAATATTTGTGAGTTCGACCTAAGTGATGAGGAAGGAGATCTATACATCGACAAGTACAGAATCGctaataggaaaaaaaagaacagcaTGCTACCTGGCAGCTTGGAGGAACATTGGATGGTGAACAGATTTAAGAAACACAAACTTACGTTAAATCGATTGAGCATCTCAGGTGACGATCGACACGTGGCTGTTGCGTGTAGTGTCGGTCTATACGTTTTTACGAAGGACCACCAGTTTCAATACGTCGTTCCGGTTAGGTTGTGTTCAAAGAACGGGGATGGCAAGCACATAACTTCGGGGGGTAACGGTGGCTACCGAGGACTTGTGGCTCCTCTACTGTACGAACCGCAATACTTAACAGAGCATGTGAATGTGAGAAATTTGAAGATGGCCGTGAGGAGGAATGAGTATGTGAAGGCATTCCTCCTGTGTTTGGCTTTAAATAGCTATGAACACATAGTGGAGGTGTATGAGAAGACCCCCTACCATGTGGTTCCCCTGTGCGTGAAGATACTGACCAAGCCGTTTGTCTTTTTACTGATTAATTTCATTAAAGTGCTGCTCCTTAACGATACGATGAAGCATATCCACCTGCACTTGTGTTATTtgaatgccatttttacgaGTCACTTTAGCGTTTTCGTGAATACAGACATGGGGGGTCAGTCTTCCCGGGGCGGAAGCACTAAGCAGgggaagcagcagcaggggaagcagcaggagcagcagcagggcGGCGGGGCTAGGGTAGTTTCTCCCCACGGGGTGGAGGACCACCGGAACGCGCTGCTGCTCATCCTGAAGCAGCTGTTCACGGTGTACAGCGGGCTGCAGCACCTGTACGGCGATAACACCCACGTGCTGCGCTACCTCTGCGCGCAGCGGCCCTAG